Proteins co-encoded in one Lates calcarifer isolate ASB-BC8 linkage group LG17, TLL_Latcal_v3, whole genome shotgun sequence genomic window:
- the LOC127143496 gene encoding collagen alpha-3(V) chain, which translates to MDPNQGCPYDALKVFCNFTAGGTTCIDPLKSQIKFMWEPENQESRRPLQWFSQQRGGKKFEYAGVDVVQLRFLRLHSHTSFQHMTVSCAANHSSAATSMTNSINRTIHFLGDSGKEIDPHLITVSRKGCEVEVVVRVRGSTELHRGDMELLPVRDLGVEMRGLSPLSPDTTMVLGPLCFL; encoded by the exons ATGGACCCAAACCAAGGCTGTCCCTATGATGCTCTGAAGGTGTTCTGCAACTTCACAGCGGGAGGAACAACCTGCATTGACCCTTTAAAGTCACAG ATTAAGTTTATGTGGGAACCAGAGAATCAGGAATCAAGGAGGCCTCTCCAGTGGTTTAGTCAGCAACGTGGTGGAAAAAAG TTTGAATATGCTGGTGTGGATGTTGTCCAGCTGAGGTTTCTGCGGTTACACAGCCACACATCTTTCCAGCACATGACTGTCAGCTGTGCAGCAAACCACTCCAGTGCTGCTACTTCCATGACTAATTCAATCAACAGGACAATCCACTTCCTGGGGGACTCTGGCAAAGAAATTGATCCACACCTCATCACAGTGTCCAGAAAAGGCTGTGAG gtggaggtggttgtGAGGGTTCGGGGGAGCACGGAGCTTCATCGAGGAGATATGGAGCTGCTTCCTGTCAGAGATCTTGGTGTAGAGATGAGGGGATTATCTCCCCTCAGCCCTGACACCACCATGGTCCTGGGACCCCTCTGTTTCTTGTGA
- the LOC127143464 gene encoding collagen alpha-1(I) chain, with product MFSFLLSFSQGLSGLDGLLGVEGNEGDPGDDGFIGAPGTPGRPGKTGKPGPPGIRGNTGAGGFKGKTGPKGAHGPPGPIGPKGIPGLRGEKGESGRPGTKGLPGDTGILGPIGPPGLKGNPGLQGLKGQIGRKGKQGDTGPRGPPGRKGPRGLPGKHGKKGAKGFHGRRGQKGVKGKRGPPVRHFGST from the exons atgttttcttttttgttatcaTTTTCTCAGGGCCTGAGTGGTTTGGATGGGTTACTTGGGGTTGAGGGTAATGAAGGAGATCCG GGTGATGATGGTTTCATAGGAGCTCCTGGGACACCTGGCCGGCCTGGTAAGACG GGTAAACCCGGGCCTCCTGGGATCAGGGGAAACACCGGAGCAGGAGGGTTTAAG GGTAAAACTGGACCAAAAGGAGCGCATGGACCTCCTGGACCAATTGGGCCGAAG GGTATTCcaggactgagaggagagaagggtgAATCTGGACGTCCTGGTACAAAG GGTCTCCCAGGTGACACAGGGATCCTGGGACCAATTGGGCCACCAGGGCTAAAG GGGAATCCTGGTTTGCAGGGACTGAAGGGTCAAATAGGTCGTAAAGGAAAGCAG GGGGACACTGGTCCTCGTGGTCCACCCGGGCGAAAAGGCCCCCGTGGACTCCCG GGCAAGCATGGAAAAAAG GGAGCAAAAGGTTTCCATGGAAGGAGAGGACAAAAGGGAGTGAAAGGAAAGCGTGGACCTCCAGTAAGACATTTTGGTTCCACTTAA
- the LOC127143465 gene encoding collagen alpha-1(I) chain yields MRSHSNGPVGLRGPEGPAGQKGISGDKGNTGPPGQKGPKGIEGNRGNQGAPGTKGPPGKQGYRGAPGDTGKQGVPGFKGEPGTRGTSGLPGPFGPGGNTGPAGVKGLRGLPGQTGPPGSIGPPGPIGPSTPGLPGNKGADGKTGIPGPKGSHGEKGKLGLLGIKGDMGERGQKGGKGEPGARGTVGTPGKVGFIGSPGAKGRPGPAGPPGLPGTKGIQGPKGKRAQPGRKGNKGAPGRKGPEGPPGKPGPAGRPGKPASIPFDRYCKIHAFICLYINHYCYVKPLLISNFRMKLTLNFKKFSLHCDIN; encoded by the exons ATGCGGAGTCACTCAAAT GGTCCAGTTGGACTGAGGGGACCTGAGGGCCCAGCTGGACAAAAAGGCATATCT GGTGATAAGGGAAACACTGGACCTCCTGGACAGAAAGGACCAAAGGGAATTGAAGGCAACAGAGGTAATCAAGGGGCACCGGGAACAAAGGGGCCACCAGGGAAACAG GGATACAGGGGTGCACCAGGAGACACAGGAAAACAGGGGGTTCCAGGGTTCAAG GGTGAGCCAGGTACCAGGGGTACATCAGGCCTGCCTGGACCATTCGGACCGGGAGGCAACACCGGGCCAGCAGGAGTCAAAGGCCTGAGGGGGCTCCCAGGACAAACT GGCCCGCCGGGTAGTATAGGTCCCCCTGGACCGATTGGACCATCAACACCA ggTTTGCCTGGCAACAAAGGTGCTGATGGCAAAACTGGAATCCCCGGGCCGAAG GGAAGTCATGGTGAGAAGGGCAAACTTGGTCTTCTGGGCATCAAAGGAGACATG GGTGAAAGAGGACAAAAAGGTGGAAAAGGAGAACCTGGGGCACGAGGCACAGTG GGCACACCGGGGAAGGTGGGGTTCATTGGCTCTCCAGGTGCCAAAGGTCGACCTGGACCTGCTGGTCCTCCTGGACTTCCAGGAACTAAAGGAATCCAGGGGCCAAAG GGAAAAAGAGCCCAGCCTGGAAGGAAAGGGAACAAGGGTGCTCCTGGAAGAAAA GGACCTGAAGGCCCACCGGGAAAACCAGGACCAGCTGGACGACCTGGAAAACCTGCAAGTATCCCTTTTGACAGATACTGTAAAATACATgcatttatatgtttatatataaatCATTACTGCTACGTGAAACCACTGCTCATTTCAAATTTTAGAATGAAATTGAcgttaaattttaaaaaattcagtTTACATTGTGACATAAACTGA
- the LOC127143497 gene encoding collagen alpha-1(X) chain has translation MKGTLGKPGQRGVKGKQGPSGLPGGEGLKGKKGEEGPKGKQGPPGEMGMTGPKGHRGPPGIRGNIGPWGDIGPRGFPGDQGPQGPVGPLGVTGYPGKDGAQGPTGPAGVKGDKGSTGPLGQEGVAGLDGEEVD, from the exons ATGAAGGGGACACTAGGAAAACCAGGACAGAGA GGGGTTAAAGGTAAACAAGGCCCCAGTGGACTTCCTGGGGGTGAAGGACTAAAG ggtaagaaaggagaagaaggaccaaaaggaaaacaaggcCCCCCA gGTGAGATGGGCATGACTGGACCAAAGGGACACAGAGGACCTCCT gGTATTCGGGGGAACATTGGACCATGGGGTGATATTGGGCCTCGTGGGTTTCCAGGTGACCAGGGTCCACAAGGTCCAGTAGGCCCTCTTGGAGTTACAGGTTATCCA GGTAAAGATGGAGCCCAAGGCCCAACTGGACCAGCTGGTGTCAAAGGAGATAAG GGATCAACAGGGCCTTTGGGGCAGGAGGGAGTTGCTGGTCTCGATGGTGAGGAGGTAGATTGA
- the LOC127143466 gene encoding pulmonary surfactant-associated protein D has translation MGEQGKQGKDGPKGDRGPTGIQGTPGPRGDKGREGRAGFSGLPGPIGEMGKSGERGHEGEPGIKGRLGVPGVTGPKGLKGFQGHLGNRGQDGARGAPGPVGANGMNGDTGLRGPKVSF, from the exons ATGGGGGAGCAAGGAAAGCAGGGAAAAGATGGACCAAAG GGAGATCGTGGGCCAACTGGTATTCAAGGAACTCCTGGGCCTCGAGGTGACAAA GGTCGAGAGGGTCGAGCAGGATTTTCGGGGCTGCCTGGTCCTATT ggagagatgggaaaatctggagagagaggacacGAAGGAGAACCTGGTATTAAG GGAAGGCTTGGAGTCCCAGGGGTGACTGGACCTAAAGGCCTGAAG GGATTTCAAGGTCATTTGGGAAACAGGGGACAGGATGGAGCTCGTGGAGCCCCG GGCCCTGTTGGTGCAAATGGAATGAATGGGGACACTGGACTTCGAGGACCAAAAGTGAGTTTTTAA
- the si:dkey-21p1.3 gene encoding collagen alpha-1(XV) chain has product MRLRLGQRWSEERTLLVILGQEGEELFQLKVGPQLLTVVSVWEQHYEFPAATLWDGLWHSLSLSISLSRLKLYLDCCLQESTPWRHGLGQQIDTLGLTLLGGASRPHHTPFTGTIQQMIFVLGDPTAAEQHCHDYSSTCSALTDTQEVGAMDEVTTQPGGGVSPRPGNSSEDTTPRLDPLNSASLLRSHTSTDTEDVDTKAVVKTQTGMDTQTTGSSNRGKDKLKTVSKETLHGGAKEPQPLSLTGREQISNSHSDVAGTVKELQGTEGSITARTDSVHTPGQVHHPSDAAEEDSTSGGKSVLESVETAISSPNIQPENPTAPGVTSESTRGDAETASTEKTLSNGPQISEFATTSALISGSTTESGFVSSSVYPSSEGGVREAGHQASPAVVIPPVSVDGRSSLKVFGEAEEDTSLERAVTEDSAAPQKDLSPNLTVLTPTPQSREALSNRDIIVEMELPGGEEGSGRETDKDEIDLEVVEDVERGAEMEKENYDNDTDISEEYSLSSFDWTSQFSSEDSVVQSETESLQQAVANQLPTYTDRRHGAGLRPGIRGQMGLQGPPGLTGPPGPKGDKGYQGVMGRTGRTGYRGPIGPPGMPAIVVFKTSEEEWETFKKNKIYKKLVSSWPKLKGPPGPPGPPGDDGPIGPPGITGKQGPKGVQGKIVGISILVGSDQSRH; this is encoded by the exons ATGCGTCTGCGTCTGGGTCAGCGCTGGTCCGAGGAGAGGACGCTATTGGTTATTTTAGggcaggagggggaggagctTTTCCAGCTGAAGGTGGGGCCGCAGCTCCTCACTGTCGTCAGTGTTTGGGAGCAACACTATGA GTTTCCTGCCGCTACTCTGTGGGATGGACTGTGGCACAGCCTCTCCCTGTCCATCTCCCTGTCCAGACTGAAGCTGTACCTGGACTGCTGTCTGCAGGAGAGCACCCCCTGGCGACATGGCTTGGGGCAGCAGATCGACACACTGGGCCTGACGCTGCTGGGAGGAGCTTCACGTCCTCACCACACACCCTTTACC GGCACCATCCAGCAGATGATCTTTGTCTTGGGAGATCCCACAGCAGCTGAACAGCACTGTCATGATTACAGCAGCACATGCTCAgctctgacagacacacag GAGGTCGGAGCTATGGATGAGGTGACCACTCAGCCTGGCGGTGGAGTGTCACCCAGACCTGGAAATTCCTCTGAAGACACAACTCCAAGACTGGATCCACTGAACAGCGCTTCCCTTCTGAGGTCACATACCTCTACAGACACAGAGGATGTAGACACCAAAGCTGTCGTGAAAACCCAGACTGGCATGGACACCCAGACTACAGGCTCATccaacagaggaaaagacaaactaaagACTGTGAGTAAGGAAACACTTCACGGTGGAGCTAAGGAACCgcagcctctctctctgactggaCGTGAGCAGATTTCTAATTCACACTCTGACGTAGCAGGGACAGTGAAGGAACTACAAGGAACAGAAGGGAGTATTACAGCCAGGACTGATTCTGTCCACACACCAGGACAAGTTCATCATCCGTCTGACGCAGCTGAGGAGGACTCCACAAGTGGTGGCAAATCTGTCTTGGAAAGCGTTGAGACAGCCATTTCAAGTCCAAACATTCAACCTGAGAACCCCACAGCTCCAGGTGTTACATCAGAATCCACAAGGGGAGATGCAGAAACTGCAAGTACAGAAAAAACTCTCTCTAATGGGCCACAGATTTCTGAGTTTGCTACCACATCTGCTCTCATCTCAGGCTCCACCACAGAATCAGGGTTTGTTTCCTCAAGCGTGTACCCTTCTTCTGAGGGAGGAGTAAGGGAGGCAGGACATCAGGCATCACCAGCAGTGGTTATACCTCCAGTTTCAGTAGATGGTAGATCGTCCCTTAAAGTCTTtggagaagcagaagaagacACATCTCTGGAGCGAGCAGTGACAGAGGACTCTGCTGCACCTCAGAAAGACCTATCCCCAAACCTGACTGTTTTAACGCCCACACCACAAAGCAGAGAAGCATTAAGTAACAGGGACATCATAGTTGAGATGGAACTTCctggtggagaggaggggagtggCAGAGAAACAGATAAAGACGAGATAGATTTAGAGGTGGTGGAGGATGTGGAAAGGGGcgcagagatggaaaaagaaaattatgatAATGACACTGACATCTCTGAGGAATATAGTCTGTCTTCATTTGATTGGACCTCTCAGTTCAGCAGTGAAGACTCTGTAGTCCAATCAGAGACTGAATCTCTACAGCAGGCTGTAGCCAATCAGCTGcccacatacacagacagacgtCATGGGGCAGGACTAAGACCTGGGATCAGAGGTCAAATG GGATTGCAGGGTCCACCTGGGCTAACAGGACCACCAGGACCTAAAGGAGACAAA GGCTATCAAGGCGTTATGGGCAGGACTGGGCGGACAGGATACAGGGGCCCCATTGGTCCTCCTGGGATGCCTGCCATTGTTGTATTTAAAACCTctgaggaggagtgggagacGTTCAAG AAAAATAAGATCTACAAAAAGTTGGTGTCTTCCTGGCCA AAACTTAAAGGGCCTCCGGGGCCTCCTGGACCTCCTGGAGATGATGGACCAATT GGGCCACCTGGAATCACTGGGAAGCAAGGACCAAAAGGAGTTCAAGGGAAAATTGTGGGTATCTCTATTTTAGTTGGATCTGATCAGAGTCGACATTGA